The following nucleotide sequence is from Littorina saxatilis isolate snail1 unplaced genomic scaffold, US_GU_Lsax_2.0 scaffold_1692, whole genome shotgun sequence.
tgacttaaaacttggtacAACATGAGAAACTAGTGTAACATTAAATATATTTCTTGTGTATGCTTTTGTTGGAAGTCGGGCACGGTCGTGCAATGTGCATGGTGGCGAAGTCTTTAGTCAGACCGCAACCAAACAAAAGCATGCGTACCACGCTTGGTATGGGGGTGAATGACCTACTTTACAATACGTAACAATCCCGATTCCCATCACTACTCTCTGACCATGTGGTTTCTTTGTGTACATTTAGTACAACAATCAACATGAACTGTGAGTCTGAGAGACAACACAATCACAAACCAGCGTAatgcattcttcttcttcttcttcttcttcaaaataGTGAGCTTACAGAGCAACTATTACTCAATTTACTGAACTATCCTCAAATCGGTTGGTGCGCCTAATTTCCCCAGGAAAATGGCTCTCAATCGTCCGAACCCGAAACACTAGCGCATGTGTAAGTTACTAACCAAGTAAAACCATGACCTAGAACATACCAGGGATCGTCCGTTTACCTTTCTTTCTGAACattgttgctgtttttttctcatcggcacaaaacaaaacaacgcaCGAACCCTGCAGCTGTGACGTTTACTGAGCTAGTCTGTGTTTGCAATGTTTTCGTAAAAGCATGAGCAATAATTTTAGTTTTCAGAATTAATGATAGAACCTtggataaaaaataaaagaatagtAGACATTAAAAAAACAGATATGCAACGTTCAGGtatttccaattttttttttagtattaTTTGAGTATGATTATTTTCAGGTTCCTACAAATCCGAAAGTATGCACTAGCAGTTCTTTCTATTTATAGGTATCACGTGAGCATACTATCACGTGGCGAttaatgtaacaaaaacaaacaagaacaggAGGGGAGACGAGTTAGCTGAACTTATCAAGCGTCCTGTATAAAACAAGGTAGAAAGAGTTATACTGAACTTCAACATTACTTAAATCTGCTTGCAGAATCGTTATTTGTAACATTCGCAGAGTAAACAGAAAGTATGAGAGAGAAGGAAAAGTAACACGGATcagatcacaggcggaaggtatcgtccactggactactactatcacagaaagtagtctttctgtgatagtagtagtccagtggacgataccttccgcctgtgatcggACTTCCTCAACAACagcgatttcacacacacacacacacacacccttctaAAACCGAAAAATACATCGTAAATGTTACGTATAAAGGTTAACATGtgatcatttttacattttgaagAGGTTTTTAAACAGAAATGGAATACTTACGTTTTTGTTGCTTCAAATCCTGACTCTTAGACATCATTATCACAATTTGTTTTTATCTGAGTTTCAGTGTCACGTATTAATACAAAACGTGAAGTCAGGATCAATGTCCGAAGTCAGTCAATGTCGCACGCAGAATAGTTGAAGTACTGAACGTCCTCGCATACCACTTTCTTTAATGCATGTCTCCTAGTGTCTGATAACCATGCTGACTGTACAGTATATAGTTTACATTGATATATTGTATCTAGGTCAGTCACACAGTCAGTTGATATTCGGACAGGCGCATATCTAATCAAGTAAATAGAGCACAAGGACTTTACTGTGTTATCTACTAAGATATTGATATCAGTTTACTGTGGAGCCTCACTTTTATCTctggtgtcttaaaatggagatgaatttacagagtttatgaacagacaatcagataaggccaaaaagaaaaatatgtctgtttccggtaacccgaccgaccctatttttaagcgccgacccaaaaggtttttttcgcttttcgcaccaAAGGAGGGTTTCTCTGTACACAGGCATGCAACATTTGCATTCACCTGAGTGTTTTGTCGAGTTGTTTGAAACATTCATGTAATTAGCATTATTTTTAATTAATTAAGCATGGAATCATTTACTACTtaaaacatacatatatatgttattGTCACCTTGGCTTCATGACAGCAACTATTTTGGTTATCAAGGCCCTTAATTGTATATGGGTCAAGTCACAAGGTATGTCAATTATCACAAGTGTTTTGGCTTAGTCAGAAACTATAGTATAACATAGGTTTATCAGAGATCAGTTACAGATTTTCATCTAAAATAGGAGTATCAATAATATTCTTATCAGATTGGATGCCTCTTTAACAAAAAGTAACCCTATTtctattaggcaaaaaaaaaaaaaggtctgtttacggtaacccgaccgaccctatttttttcgcgcggccctagacttttttttggcatttggggaaaaaaacaacaaaaaaacacgtaaaaatatgtttttttgggggaaaaaaaacaaaaacaatcccgacctaccgaccctatttttttggcctatgttaccgtaaacagacctttttttttttttgccttatgtcCAGGGCCTTATTTCACATATCTATAGCTCAGTCCGTCAGATGTGATATGTGTTAGACTCACTCAGTAAGCTTACATTTGCAGTGTCAGCAGAACTATACAGGTCCAGTAATTTTTACTTTAAATAGaaaccttaaaacattcaacaaTACTAGTTGGTTggattgtgttgtgttgatttGTGTGCATGCTGTGTTAAACAAGGTGTTGCCCAGTTTGAACATATTTGTTATTTCTTATCTGATATTATGTTGTGGTGGTTAAGTTATGATGGTTTGaagagtctgtctgtttgtactTCGTCTGTTaaatttctctgtctgtcttttgatCTGTCCGCCTTTGCCTTAACTTCTCTGTGGCTGCTTATGAATATTTTCcattttgtcttgcttttgcatttttttgcttttattttggttatttaTATTCTTGTTATTTATTGTTTGATATTTTCCACTTTCTTTTTATACAGAAGAAAGGCAGTCATGTTTCTTCAACTCACAACGATTCTACTTCACCTGGCGCTGTGTTCCGCCACAAAGGATGTTGTCCACTTTTCTGTAAACTCTGCACAAGGGGACAGAACTCCTGTCAAGGAGGACAACTCTGCAGCAGAGATGGCGACAGTGACGGTGAATCTTCAACAAGCGGTGAATAGGATTGGTTCACATTTTGTCGGAGTCACCATCGACTCTCAGCAGATCAGATACAACTGGAATTCCTTTGGTTTTGGGTGCGTTTTAAGTATTGTTAAGAATAAGGTGTAACTTTAATAGCACATGTGCTCATtaatttttatgtttgtttgtttcgttcatgggctgaaactcccacggcttttatgcgtatgaccgtttttaccccgctatttaggcaaccatacgccgcttGGCATGGTCGGGGTTTTACGTGTTCATAGACATTGATTGAGTGTATACACAAAGAGGCGTATAATTAGGCACTAGCAGATCGGCCAAAAAAttaacctgggagatcggaaaaatctccaatcttaacccaccaggcataGCCTGGATTAGAATTCAGAATCTTCCACACAGATTTAGGCCAACTTCATGTCCACTATAGGCTTGGATGTGCCCATCTGGGCAGTCTTGTTTTTTTAGAGGAATTTAAGCTTTGTATGGCAGAACCTATATGTTTCCTTTCCATGCATCTGTCTATAACAGCAATGAACTTTTGGATCCCTAGGGTGGTCATTATAGACAAGTTTGACTATATAAGATACAGCTAGTGACATGTGACAgctagagataggtgacagctAGTGACAGGTGACAGCTAGTGACAGGCTCAACTTTGTATGCTTTAATGTAGCTTGAATCATGTGTATTTTGCTTTGCATTTCATTGCATTGAATAATATTTttctacacaaaaaaaaaaaaaaattagaaatATGAAAAATGTATTCAGCCTAAGCACACCAACCTGACAAGGTATTCAAGACGCATTCTGTTCTGTTTCATTTTGAATGTTCTTTTTTTGGTCATAAACATATTTCTTTGCAAATCTTCAGAGTAAATAAATTTAATgatctgtattttttttttcagttccACCAAGGTTCAAAACATGGCCAGAGCTTTATCCCCATCATACTTTCGGCTGGGAGGAAGTGCAGCCGACTATATGACCTTTGACCCCACCAATCAGAAAGGTCACAAGGGAGAGAATCTGCAGGGAGGTCAAGTATACTGCAGCAATTTTACAACACAGTTTTACATGTCAGGTAATTGATATCCTAAATTAATAGGACATATTTTTCTGTCTTCTGTGATTTGAATAAAGATGTCTGCAGGGAAGCAAGTTTTATTTAGATTATGTTGACATTGTCCATATTTTTGTGTGGGGACAATAACTCCATTGTAAAACAGtaaaaccccccttttaagaccttcaactgaaaatctgaaaaaatcaggtcttaaaatggaggtcaattgacagaggttatgaacacaaaatcttaaaaagcaaggtcttgaaaaggaggaaaCCCccccgggttagggggaagaatttacccgatgctccccagcatgtcgtaagaggcgactaacggattctgtttctctttttacccttgttaagtgtttcttgtatagaatatagtcaatgtttgtaaagattttagtcaagcagtatgtaagaaatgttaagtcctttgtactggaaacttgcattctcccagtaaggtaatatattgtactacgttgcaagcccctggagcaattttttgattagtgcttttgtgaacaagaaacaattaacaagtggctctatcccatctccccccctttccccgtcgcgatataaccttcgtggttgaaaacgacgttaaacaccaaataaagaaagaaagggaagaagtcttaaatcgggtgTCTTATAAAGGGCCGGGGTTCTGAGcaaaacatcgaacgcagaagaagaagaagaaatgagcGAAGCAGTTGCCTCCAATTCTACATCAATATTCAGTGCATGAAATTTTACGTAATAACATTCTGAATAgacaatgtttggaaataactctgtgaggtttgtatgggttgtgaaagagtgagttccCTTGCTTttgcttggggaaaaaaaagccTGGGTGATATGTTATGCCATTCACCAGGGTGTGGCATATTTCTGCGCACGTTGTCAACGAGCACGTATAAGACATGCCGCTCGAAAGTGAATAAGTGATTGGCGTATTTTGTCATGTGAGTTTGTTTGCGCTCTTTTTTTTCTAAGGAAAAGCAACTCTCCCTAGCCCATAAAAACTTGACAAAGTTATTTCTGTAATTCGTCTATTAACTTAAGTTATTTTATGTTTTCTGGAAGTGCTGGTTTACAAACCACACAGCGCAATCATTGATCAGATAAGTTTACAGAAGTTTGGTTTTAGTTGTAGTCTAGCTGTCTGTGTTGTCTCAAGTGCATCTTTTGTATCTTCGTGGTATTAGTGGATCAGTGGGACATACTGAACAAGTTTCTGCAAGCTGTCGGCTGGGATTTCATCATGGATCTCAATGCGCTCCAACGGAATGCTGACGGCTCGTGGAACCCGGCCAACGCTCGACAGCTTCTGCAGTATTCTGCTAGCAAGAATTACAAGATTGCTGCTTTTGAGCTTGGAAATGGTTTGTGTGTTATAAGTCTTTCTTTGGATTATCTACTTTCATTATTACAAACCAACTGCAATTTTATTTCTGTCTCAAATGTGCACACACCACattcacacaccacaccacaccacaccacaccacattcacacaccacaccacaccacaccacaccacattcacacaccacaccacaccacaccacactatctctctctctccatctctcgctctctctctctgtatctctctctctctctctcggttgaaAGACTGAAAATTGGTCGCAATACGGAATCCGCGACGCGATATTCCAACAGACGGACTTTCCTTCTATTGAGTATCTTTCGAGTTTTTGTTTACTTCCCAACCCCACTGTTCTTTTTTTTGCAATGGGCCTACGGCCTACACAGTAAACCATTTGTTCGTTCattcgttttctctctctctctctctctctctctctctctctctctctctctctctctctctctctctctctctctctctctctatctctttctttctctctctctctctctctctctctctctctctctctctctctccctctctccctctctcagtctctctctctctctctatctcccccctgCTTACctatctctcattctctctctctctctctctctctctctctctctctctctctctctctctctctctctctctctctctctctctctctctctctctgtttcacttTTCTGTCttgctcacacacaaacacacaaaaaagcaagtGCTGAGAGACATCTGTGGGGAAAAGTCATTGAGCATTTTACACATTCCCAGTCAATAAACTGGCTATAACACGTTACTTATTATTCAGCTTCATGTATCACCATCTTTTTCACAGAATACAACCTGTACCCAAGCTCACTAGCAGTCACCCCTGCCCAGCTGGCTGTGGACTATGTGACTCTTCAGAATCTGCTGGGAGAATTTCCACAGGACTACTATTCCTCCTTTCTAGTGGGACCCGAGACTGCTATGGGCGGAGAAGAGAAGTACTTCTTGGGGTATGTACTTTATGTTTTATTCCACATTGTTTTTCAGGATAGTGTTTTACCACTAATACTCTGTATTTTAGGGAGAACATTCTGTAAATACAAGGAATTAGATTGATAACCGATCATACAAATAATCTCTGAAGATGTCCTTCAATCTAACggacagacctgtttacccttactattttggagtaatttattactattttttaggatttttttgaaaaaatactCCATTTGAGACCAGACTACGATTTTAAGATGCCGCTTCAAATTAGGTTTGTGTTGCTAATATTTTTGTCATCAGATGACTATTTTTGTCatcagattactatttttgtcatcagattactatttttgtcatcagattactatttttgtcaTCAGATTACTATTTTTATACTTGACCATTACTCTTATCAAGCTGTGGGGGTACACAGGTCTGAATGGATTATATAGTGGCTTACCCTTTTGCAAATCCATGTTGATTCGTTTTCTTTCTCTTCATTTATCTTCAGTTTGATCCTATGTTTTGAATAGTTATCAACTTGTTTCAGGTTTCTTCAAGCCGGTGGATACAAAACCATTCGGGCATCGTCTTTCCACTCGTAAGTGTAATACTGTACACAGTCAAATATAGCGACTACCCAAGGGTCTGACCAAAAGTAGTTAGTAGAGAAACAGCTAGCAGTGAGAGAcccacagagagaaagaaagaaaaaggcggagagagagagacactgacacagatgATGTTATTTTCCCAAATCAGAACGGTGGCCCAGCAATCTGAAAGTTTGCACGCAGACAACTATTACACTTtgcaatttttttaaaaatttgtgtgtgtatgtgtgtgtgcgtgtgtgtgtgtgtgtgtgtgtgtgtgtgtgtgtgtgtgtgtgtgtgtgtgtgtgtactgctgCTCTCTGATAGTTTGTTTAATCTACGGTGTCTTCATTGTttaatatttattttatttttgtgtgtgttttttgtttgtgcagGTATTATTTCTCAGCACAGGAGAAGTACCTGCCCCATTTTACGAATGTCAGCATAATGAACTACCTGGGAGGAAAGATAGAGCTAGCGATGACCCAAACTCGCCAGGTTGACCCCTTGCTCCCTGTCTGGCTCAGCGAAACATCCACGGCTTACGGCTGCGGCACTGCCAACATGTCGGACAGATTTGTCGCAGGATTTCTGTGAGTTATCAAGTTTGCCTGTGTTAAATGTATAAGATTCTTCACGTAATATGCGACCCCTTTTGGGTAAACTAAATTTAGTCGATCGAGTGTCCAGTGTAATAAGGTTTAAATGGGGTATCTGGTTTTAAGTAGAAGTCTGAGGGCATGCACATGCACTCAGATGAacttacatgcacacacacgcatgcacgcacacgcacacgcacacacacacacacacacacacacacacacacactagctatctctcgttctctctttcttgctcttTTTTTATCCTCAGTTTCTTTCACACACTCACCAAAATAATATTCCCATTATACCTACCGGGTGCATAATTATGTACTTTAATGGAcctgtgacagggagactactgcgtGACCCTTCACAACAGACTCTGCATACTGCAGTTGTCTGCCGTTGAAGAGCGTGAGCGTGAGCAGTAGTGATGGTGCATGGTGCATTATATTACTTTCAGATGGCTGGACAAGCTAGGTCTCAGTGCTGCCATGGGCATCCAGTCTGTTATCCGCCAGACCTTCTATGGTTTCAACTATGGAATCCTCGACTTGGACCTCAATCCTAATCCAGTGAGTGTAtagtaaatgtacatgtatattgtgGTTTGCATCAAGAGAGAATGGTTAATTTTGCTGGAGGTGCATGGTGGTTGTTttcgttagtgtgtgtgtttgttagtgtgtgtgtttgtttgtgtgtttgtttgttagtgtgtgtgtttgtttgtgtgtgtgtttgtttgtgtgtgtgtttgttagtgtgtgtgtttgtttgtgtgtgtgtttgttagtgtgtgtgtttgttagtgtgtgtgtttgttagtgtgtgtgtttgtttgtgtgtttgtttgttagtgtgtgtgtgtgtgggtgcatgcaTGTGTCCGTGTCATTTTGTGTCAATACGCttgttttctgtatgtctacacGGTCtgcctaccggcacggttggcctagtggtaaggcgtccgtcccgtgatcgggaggtcttgggttcgaaccccggccgggtcatacctaagactttaaaattggcaatctagtggctgctccgcctggcattatggggttagtgcttggactggttaattggtccggtgtcagaataatgtgaccgcctgtgctgcgacttctgtcttgtgtgtggcgcacgttatatgtcaaagcagcaccgccctgatatggcccttcgtggtcggctgggcgttaagcaaacaaacaaacggtcTGCCTGTCTTGCTCTGTCAATATGTTTGATCTCTACTTgcatgtctgtgtctgcatacgatgtgtttgtgttgtgtgtctttCGTCTCGGAAGGCTTTACTGCATGAAGATCGTGATTTCAACTATACAATGAAATGTGGACCTGGTCTCTGTGTAAACAGGATTTTTGGCTGACTGTGCTGTACAAGAGAATTGTCAGAGGCCCTGTGTTCAACGCTACATCCGATCGCAGTGATGTCCGAGCCTACGTCGCTTGTGCCAACCCAGACAAGTAAGCAActaatacacatacacacacacacacacacagacacacacacacacacacacacacacacacacacacacacacacacacacacacacagacagacacacacacacactctcttcttGCAGCCGTCTGTCGCTGGGCTCGGACAGTCAGGCTTATAGTTTGTCTTTGGTCAGGCGTAAGTCCCCAATCATGACCTTAAGATTAAAATGGAATATCAATGTGTTACTGTGTAAATATGAAAACCATCTGTACTTCTGTCATATTTTTTACATGTCATTTTCAGCCTACGTACGAGGTGTCAGAGAGCACCACCGTATGGAGGGGTTCTGCGGGCATCGCagcaaaaagaaagagggaCATTTGTTTAGGATTCTCGAGGCAGATGCCAGACAGCAACACTCACTTTTTTGTCTCTATactgttttataattttttgtcttttttgttgttgacagcTTTAAGGCTGGAAGCTTGGCATTCTACTTCCTCAACCCGAATGACTATTCAGTGACCTTTGACCTGCCCCAGTTTGATGCACAGACTATGTTGATCTACGCCCTAACAGCGGGGGACAGTGGGGGATTGCTTTCCAAGTAAGTGCGCATTCATGCCTGCATACGTTCATGCGTGCTTgcggatgtgtgtttgtttttgtgtgtgtgtgtgtgtatgtgtgtgagtgtttgtgggtgtgtttgtgtgtgtgtgtgtgtgtatgtgtgtgtgtgtgtctgtgtgtgtgtgtgtgtgtgcttgcgtggtGCATACAtgcgtttgttgttgtgtgggaTGTTTGATATGTGGGTGCCCACTAATGCATCATCACCTAAGCATGCTGCTCCCGTCGAGTTTCATATTCACAAGTTATGTTTTCATCATCTTTCAGGTTCTCAGCGCTGAACGGCATGAAGCTTGAAATGTCAGGAGACAACCTCCCAGATCTAAAACCGCTCTCTGCTCCTAAAGGTCCCGTTTCCATGGCACCCTATTCCTTTGGTTTTGTGGTTCTGCCAGAAGCCAGGGTTTCCATCTGCCTGAATCAGTAGATTGCTGATTATAGTTTTGATGTAGTACATAGTGGAACACCCTTCTTaattagttgtttttttaaattgataatAAGCTGGTCTTAACAGTGAGGGAAGTTTTGAAATGGGGGTGTCAGTTTGCACCCAttaacgctgatggggtctatgtcgagtgggattccctgtaggttaCGTTCCTGCAGGgtgattccctgtatacagggaataccacagggtggagtttttcaataaaacttgcaaaccatactcgaatttctaagaaatattaaaaaaaaaaaaattctaccGTTGTTGCTAAgaatcacgtgactttcagcgatatcgaaacgctacaggaactatacattttgaattcaggagTACAATACAATCATATTTTAATCTGTAAGTGAACATTCGTTTTTattgacaattttaatgagcaaactaagttttaagcttccgagctgaaatggaATCCCAAAGTCCGGATTGAGTCGGAATATGTCATGGAATGTTCATTGCTATATTTATAACATATCAGATCATCTGATTCTTGATACTGCTTGTCTaattataatattttatttgcaTGCCGGAACCTGTAATGTACTTCTTGGTTGTCAGGGTTCATTTTGATTGAGGGTTTGAAAGATTTGATTATAATCTCTATAATACTTAAGGCTTATTAGTGAGATTTTGGGGTCAGCTTGTGTTTCTCTTATTCCAGAATAGTGAGAAATGCAAACAAATTTTTGTTAAAGAAATCTTTTGGTGACAAAGCCACATGTCACACATGTATTACGAACATATGCATGAAAGAATTCCAGGGgatttatgtgtgcatgtttatagCGTATGTCCTAAGTTGGATTGTTCAATTGTAAgcatgtttcagacacaataTTTTGTTTGAATATCACCTAAAAATGTCCTCCATAGTTTTTATAACTCGATCTGGACAATATTTATATTTGAAAGTGAGTCTGTGATGCATAATAAAATTGTATTTGAGTCAGACGTGTctgttgtacatgtatattgttttggaaaacaGATTCAGGGATATACAATAACTTGCAGAACAAGATTGCAGGCGCTAAACAGGGCACCTCATGTATATTTTTGACAGGGTGACACATTAGTTAATTCCCCTGATCACAGCAGCCTTGTAGGGGTTGTCTGCCTTGATCACTGAGCTCAATTATAGCTCATAGCTCAGTACCGACTGAGACACCTGTGGATTTTGGAGTGCTATTTGTGACAGGGTCTTACTGctgtattttcatgtttttttcgtGCTAAATATTTGTATCTGTGTGGTGCCTTTGAGATTGTACAGCAGATTGTTTATGTTCATATTAGTATGCTTACAGGGGAACCTTGGGTTTAGACCTCAAAAACCTGATAATCTGATCAAATCGAGTTTTAAAAAGGTGAGAGTCTTAAGATCGAGGTGATTtaacaaaggttatgaacagggAATCTGAAAAGggaaggtcttgaaaggggccTTTGCTGAAATCCTTTTATGTCGAGAAACCACttatcacatatttacacatatgcacacaacGTCCATCCTCATTGCGCACACTCTATGACTTAACCCTCAGGTAGTAACAGTTCCAACATTTATTGAACtgatatatatacacatgtgtATCCACACATCAACAAACTCCCCTGACTGGGGGTTTCAGAATACAGGAGTACATCATTCGCCTGACATAACAACATTCAAGATTGAGGCTTAAATGTCTTTATTTCTGGACCATATGTGTCTAGTGCAATGGCTGTATATAGAGTCGTATATTTTGTCATTGAACCATACCAGCCTTGTTGAATATCTGAACTGCTGAGTGCCTTAAACCAACGAGTTGGACCTTGTTCATTCAGTTGAACTTGCAAGTTGTATTCCAGTATTATTTTAAGTTTCTTATATATTATATCAACACATTCCTACACCGTCTTTCTGTTCtctgctttttttttgtttttgtgtgtgctttcgtCGATTTAGAAATGGAGTCAGTGTGTATATTTTTGTCAGCAACGTATGTGCCATTTGTTTTACTGTTTACATTTATTTTTGAGGGTGCATGGATTGGAGTAACTGTTGTACTTAAACATGCAATAATTGAAGATGCTCTTTTTCACTGTTAAATAAATTTGACTACAGTGAATGTGTTTACTTCcagtgagttgtgtgtgtgtgtgtgggggggggggtgggtgtggatgggtgggtgtgtgggtgggtgtgtgggtgcatgGGTCTAtgcatggatgtgtgtgtgtgtgtgagtgtgagaccaaaatgaaagataGCTAGTGCATGTCTCGTAGTATCTGATTACATCTGCTGACTACAATATATATACGAGTGTATCGTATAGTACATGTATatagtacatgtatacattgATATATTGTATATAGGTCAGTCACACAGTCTGTTGATATTCGTA
It contains:
- the LOC138956002 gene encoding heparanase-like, whose protein sequence is MFLQLTTILLHLALCSATKDVVHFSVNSAQGDRTPVKEDNSAAEMATVTVNLQQAVNRIGSHFVGVTIDSQQIRYNWNSFGFGSTKVQNMARALSPSYFRLGGSAADYMTFDPTNQKGHKGENLQGGQVYCSNFTTQFYMSVDQWDILNKFLQAVGWDFIMDLNALQRNADGSWNPANARQLLQYSASKNYKIAAFELGNEYNLYPSSLAVTPAQLAVDYVTLQNLLGEFPQDYYSSFLVGPETAMGGEEKYFLGFLQAGGYKTIRASSFHSYYFSAQEKYLPHFTNVSIMNYLGGKIELAMTQTRQVDPLLPVWLSETSTAYGCGTANMSDRFVAGFLWLDKLGLSAAMGIQSVIRQTFYGFNYGILDLDLNPNPDFWLTVLYKRIVRGPVFNATSDRSDVRAYVACANPDNFKAGSLAFYFLNPNDYSVTFDLPQFDAQTMLIYALTAGDSGGLLSKFSALNGMKLEMSGDNLPDLKPLSAPKGPVSMAPYSFGFVVLPEARVSICLNQ